The following proteins are co-located in the Kiritimatiellaceae bacterium genome:
- a CDS encoding four helix bundle protein, giving the protein MNADELKARTKQFALRVMTLIDSLPNTTKGRVVANQLMKAATSVGANYRAACRGRSQAEFISKLSIVLEESDECCYWLELIMEGGLIPAEHVADLYREADEITAIMTASHKTACNNR; this is encoded by the coding sequence ATGAATGCCGATGAACTGAAAGCTAGAACGAAGCAGTTCGCATTGCGGGTAATGACGTTGATTGATTCATTACCGAACACGACCAAAGGGCGGGTGGTTGCGAATCAATTGATGAAGGCGGCAACGTCTGTCGGTGCAAATTACCGGGCCGCCTGTCGAGGGCGCTCTCAGGCTGAGTTCATTTCAAAGCTCAGCATTGTTCTGGAAGAGTCCGATGAGTGTTGCTACTGGCTTGAACTGATTATGGAGGGTGGATTGATTCCAGCGGAACATGTAGCTGATCTTTATCGGGAAGCCGATGAAATCACTGCCATTATGACCGCATCGCATAAGACGGCCTGCAATAACCGATAA
- a CDS encoding isoprenyl transferase: MASSIENHKSPIANVPQHVAIIMDGNGRWAKQRGLPRLKGHEQGAESVRAVLRAARQAGVKFLTLYAFSTENWIRPKDEVEGLMNLLAVFMDRYEGELLKNKIRLRVMGQIERLPEKVQKKLAKLMEKSAKDYEYTLIIALSYGSRLEIAEAAKAIARKAASGELDPETVNEETVAKHLYLPDVPDPELMIRTSGELRLSNFLLWQLSYAELYVTDIYWPDFREPEFFKALEAFNQRGRRYGGVTTK, from the coding sequence ATGGCATCTTCAATCGAAAATCATAAATCGCCAATCGCCAATGTTCCCCAGCACGTTGCGATCATTATGGACGGCAACGGACGCTGGGCGAAACAGCGCGGGCTGCCGCGACTGAAAGGCCATGAGCAGGGTGCCGAGTCGGTGCGCGCGGTGCTCCGTGCGGCGCGGCAGGCCGGCGTTAAATTTTTGACGCTTTACGCGTTCAGCACCGAAAACTGGATCCGCCCGAAAGACGAAGTCGAAGGGCTGATGAATCTGCTGGCGGTTTTTATGGATCGCTACGAAGGCGAGCTGCTGAAAAATAAAATCCGGTTGCGGGTGATGGGGCAGATTGAACGTCTGCCGGAAAAAGTTCAGAAGAAGCTCGCGAAGCTGATGGAGAAGTCGGCGAAGGATTATGAATATACGCTCATCATCGCGTTGAGTTACGGCAGCCGTTTGGAAATTGCTGAAGCGGCCAAGGCGATTGCGCGTAAAGCCGCCAGTGGCGAACTTGATCCGGAAACGGTGAATGAGGAAACGGTGGCGAAGCATCTTTATCTGCCGGACGTTCCTGATCCGGAACTGATGATCCGCACCAGCGGCGAACTTCGGTTGAGTAACTTTTTGCTCTGGCAGCTTTCTTACGCCGAGCTGTATGTGACGGATATTTACTGGCCCGATTTCCGTGAGCCGGAATTTTTCAAGGCGCTGGAAGCATTTAATCAGCGCGGTCGCCGCTATGGCGGAGTGACAACGAAATAG
- a CDS encoding phosphatidate cytidylyltransferase has product MDKKRILLGLTIALVLSSAVLLVPAGNIAVLLGLMIVCGLAMREVYALMELGGLTASKKMGITCGLLFVAMTWLVSKYGFSDDVLWSLLLIILMIIFFRLFGYTDARQALRNALGTIFGFLYVAFFWSFFVRLYMAGNLAEPTKAAFYLLLAVKWGDAGAYFIGSRFGKHKLSPRISPKKSWEGLFGGILFSCTVGVLWCFCTGNMLGQHSFPLYQALLLGVLLPIIGTMGDLVESIFKRAVDIKDSGAIAHGMGGMLDMIDSLLFTAPFMYIYIKFFLC; this is encoded by the coding sequence ATGGATAAGAAACGGATTTTACTGGGGCTGACCATCGCGTTGGTTCTTTCGAGCGCGGTTCTGCTGGTTCCGGCCGGAAACATTGCCGTGCTGCTGGGCCTGATGATTGTTTGCGGTTTGGCGATGCGCGAAGTATATGCGCTGATGGAACTGGGCGGTCTGACGGCATCCAAGAAGATGGGGATAACCTGCGGCCTGCTTTTTGTCGCCATGACCTGGCTGGTTTCCAAATACGGTTTTTCCGATGACGTGTTGTGGTCGCTGCTTCTGATTATCCTGATGATTATTTTTTTCCGGCTGTTCGGCTACACCGATGCACGGCAGGCGCTGCGCAATGCGCTCGGCACCATTTTCGGTTTTCTCTATGTGGCATTTTTCTGGAGCTTTTTTGTGCGCCTTTACATGGCGGGAAATCTGGCGGAGCCGACTAAGGCGGCGTTCTACTTGCTGCTCGCCGTCAAATGGGGCGATGCCGGGGCGTATTTCATCGGCTCGCGCTTCGGAAAACATAAACTATCTCCGCGCATCTCGCCGAAGAAAAGCTGGGAAGGCCTTTTCGGCGGAATTCTTTTTTCCTGCACGGTGGGTGTACTTTGGTGTTTCTGTACCGGTAATATGCTTGGGCAGCATTCATTCCCTCTTTATCAGGCACTGCTTCTCGGTGTTCTGCTTCCAATTATCGGAACCATGGGCGACCTCGTGGAATCGATTTTCAAGCGGGCTGTGGATATCAAAGATTCCGGCGCGATTGCTCATGGTATGGGCGGTATGCTCGACATGATCGACAGTCTGCTGTTTACTGCGCCGTTCATGTACATCTACATCAAATTTTTCCTGTGCTAG
- a CDS encoding SDR family NAD(P)-dependent oxidoreductase, translating into MIEKVKIKTVLVTGCSSGIGLATARLLRDRGWQVAPTARKPADLEMLRAEGFDPIVLDVTDSASIADAANEVLRRFGGQLGAVVNNAGFGLTSAVEDAPRVMLRDIFEVNVFGLQELTNRFIPLFRKQGYGRIVNVSSVVGELSLPFAGIYSASKFAVEALSDALRRELFDSGVAVSIVQPGPIETKFSENLAHRTERYGLNPDSPFTEFYKEAIETRKTGRAARTAEKFMKPPEAVAEKIFQCLESARPPIRSRVTAVAYFGAFVRRALPAALIDAVMISQLKKRM; encoded by the coding sequence ATGATTGAAAAAGTTAAAATAAAAACGGTTTTGGTAACGGGATGTTCATCCGGCATTGGACTGGCGACGGCGCGGCTTCTGCGCGACCGCGGCTGGCAGGTCGCTCCGACGGCCAGAAAACCCGCCGACCTCGAAATGCTCCGCGCCGAAGGGTTTGACCCGATCGTACTCGATGTGACCGACAGCGCGTCGATCGCCGATGCCGCCAACGAAGTATTGCGCCGCTTCGGCGGACAGCTCGGTGCCGTCGTCAATAACGCCGGGTTCGGGCTGACCTCGGCGGTCGAAGACGCGCCGCGCGTCATGCTCCGCGATATTTTTGAAGTCAACGTCTTCGGCTTGCAGGAACTGACCAACCGCTTCATCCCGCTTTTCCGCAAACAAGGTTACGGCCGCATCGTCAACGTCAGCTCGGTGGTCGGAGAACTGAGCCTGCCGTTCGCCGGAATCTATTCGGCATCAAAATTCGCGGTCGAAGCGCTTTCCGACGCACTGCGCCGCGAACTGTTCGATTCCGGCGTCGCTGTCTCGATTGTTCAGCCGGGGCCGATTGAGACCAAGTTTTCTGAAAATCTGGCGCACCGCACCGAGCGTTACGGGCTGAATCCAGACTCGCCGTTCACGGAGTTTTATAAGGAAGCGATTGAAACCCGAAAAACCGGACGGGCCGCCCGCACGGCAGAAAAGTTTATGAAACCGCCGGAAGCCGTCGCTGAGAAAATTTTCCAATGTCTGGAAAGTGCCCGCCCGCCGATCCGATCCCGCGTCACCGCCGTCGCCTATTTCGGAGCCTTCGTCCGCCGCGCCCTGCCCGCCGCGCTGATTGACGCAGTGATGATCTCCCAGCTGAAAAAGCGGATGTGA
- the smpB gene encoding SsrA-binding protein SmpB has protein sequence MSQKAKESRDASGVLATNRKAFRDFHVLEKLEAGIELRGTEVKSIRDGHIRIDEAYAHIENGQAEVLQMTIQPYSHGNVHNHTPTRPRRLLLHKKEISRLQSKIGEKGLTLVPLKAYLKDGKVKIELALCKGKDTVDKRDTLKKKDADLDIRRAMRNR, from the coding sequence ATGTCCCAAAAGGCAAAAGAATCCCGGGATGCTTCCGGCGTGCTGGCCACCAACCGCAAAGCGTTCCGGGATTTTCACGTTCTGGAAAAGCTCGAAGCCGGAATTGAACTGCGCGGCACCGAAGTTAAATCGATCCGCGACGGCCACATCCGCATCGACGAAGCCTACGCTCACATCGAAAACGGTCAGGCTGAAGTCCTGCAAATGACCATTCAGCCGTACAGCCACGGCAACGTCCACAACCACACTCCGACCCGTCCGCGCCGCCTGCTCCTGCATAAAAAAGAAATCTCTCGACTGCAGAGTAAGATCGGCGAAAAAGGGCTGACGCTCGTACCGCTCAAAGCGTATCTCAAAGACGGCAAGGTAAAAATCGAACTGGCGCTCTGCAAAGGCAAAGACACGGTCGACAAGCGCGATACCTTGAAGAAGAAAGATGCCGATCTCGACATCCGCCGCGCCATGCGCAACCGCTAA
- the groES gene encoding co-chaperone GroES gives MNIKPLGDRVLVEPIKESEMKKGGIIIPDTAKERPQEGKVIALGTGKLDDNGKVIPFNVKKGDTVLMPKYGGTEVKMGGKEYQIMREEDILAVIG, from the coding sequence ATGAACATTAAACCGTTAGGTGACCGCGTATTGGTCGAGCCGATTAAAGAATCCGAAATGAAAAAAGGCGGTATCATTATTCCTGACACCGCTAAAGAGCGTCCACAGGAAGGCAAAGTGATTGCGCTGGGAACCGGCAAGCTGGACGACAACGGCAAAGTCATTCCCTTCAACGTGAAAAAAGGCGACACCGTGCTCATGCCGAAATACGGCGGAACGGAAGTCAAGATGGGCGGCAAGGAATACCAGATCATGCGCGAAGAAGATATTCTCGCTGTGATCGGCTAA
- the rseP gene encoding RIP metalloprotease RseP, with protein MLEMLLTGWTVFYTVFAALFLFGVTVFVHEFGHFIVARRCGLIVKTFSIGFGRAVVQWKKDGIVYKIGWIPFGGYVSLPQLDPEGMEKIQGGESKETFPEISPWKKIAVCVSGPLGNIVLAALLAVAIWLIPGNEAGTQIRPIIGTIETNSAAYTAGLRQGDEIITVNGAAIKNWYDFTVEALLKNSDTVALDVRNAGVERHLDIPVVKGDEGVRTIEGIEPAIPCLFGSVTKGSPADRAGIKSGDTVLSFNGVAILGWENFTELVQAAKPGVPAALTIGRKGETLALSIVPEYNAEYKRIMIGVQLGGSGLPWMLYRNPVEQLKYDALAIVRVLKALITPSEAKQAAGGLGGPIAIFSLLTMSIKMGILNTFGLIRFLNVNLAVLNLLPIPVLDGGHIVFSLWHGITRRKVNVKVQMALINLCAVLLIGAILMISFNDIDRKFQVKKFFGRLSGQTEQVKEK; from the coding sequence ATGCTTGAAATGCTCCTCACCGGTTGGACTGTTTTTTACACCGTTTTCGCCGCGCTGTTTCTTTTTGGCGTCACCGTCTTTGTTCACGAGTTCGGCCATTTTATCGTGGCGCGCCGTTGCGGACTGATTGTTAAAACCTTTTCCATCGGCTTTGGTCGCGCCGTTGTTCAGTGGAAAAAGGACGGCATCGTTTACAAAATCGGCTGGATTCCGTTCGGCGGCTACGTTTCGCTTCCGCAGCTCGATCCGGAAGGGATGGAAAAAATTCAGGGCGGCGAATCAAAAGAAACATTCCCTGAAATTTCACCGTGGAAAAAAATCGCCGTCTGCGTTTCTGGTCCGCTCGGCAATATCGTGCTGGCGGCTCTGCTGGCCGTCGCCATTTGGCTGATTCCCGGCAACGAAGCAGGTACACAAATCCGTCCGATCATTGGAACCATTGAAACCAACAGCGCCGCTTATACCGCCGGTCTGCGCCAAGGCGACGAAATCATCACCGTTAACGGTGCCGCCATTAAAAACTGGTATGACTTCACCGTGGAAGCGTTGCTCAAAAACAGCGATACCGTCGCGCTGGATGTTCGCAATGCCGGTGTTGAACGGCATTTGGATATTCCGGTGGTCAAAGGCGATGAGGGCGTACGAACGATTGAGGGAATTGAACCTGCCATTCCCTGTTTGTTTGGTTCGGTAACCAAAGGCAGTCCGGCTGATCGCGCCGGCATAAAAAGCGGCGATACGGTGCTTTCGTTCAACGGCGTTGCCATTTTGGGCTGGGAGAATTTCACCGAACTGGTTCAAGCGGCTAAGCCGGGGGTTCCGGCGGCGCTCACCATCGGGCGCAAAGGTGAAACGCTCGCGCTTTCTATCGTGCCGGAATACAACGCGGAATATAAACGCATCATGATCGGCGTGCAGCTCGGCGGCAGCGGCCTTCCGTGGATGCTCTACCGCAATCCGGTCGAGCAGCTCAAATATGATGCGCTCGCCATTGTTCGTGTGCTCAAAGCGCTGATCACACCGTCAGAAGCCAAGCAGGCGGCGGGCGGACTTGGCGGGCCGATTGCAATTTTTTCTCTGCTCACAATGTCGATCAAGATGGGAATCCTGAACACGTTTGGGCTGATCCGCTTTCTCAACGTTAACCTTGCGGTACTGAACCTGTTGCCGATTCCGGTACTCGACGGAGGTCACATTGTTTTCTCACTTTGGCACGGCATTACCCGTCGCAAGGTAAATGTTAAGGTGCAGATGGCACTGATTAATCTGTGCGCTGTTCTGCTGATCGGCGCGATCCTGATGATCTCTTTCAATGACATCGACCGGAAGTTTCAGGTAAAAAAGTTTTTCGGCAGACTGTCGGGTCAGACGGAACAAGTAAAAGAGAAGTAA
- a CDS encoding adenylosuccinate synthase — protein sequence MANTVLIGAQWGDEGKGKVIDVLTANADWVVRYQGGNNAGHTVEIGDQKYVLHLAPSGILRPGVKCVIGNGLVVDPIGLTEELQDLEKRGIDIRGRLFISDRAHLVIQYHKELDGAKEAKLATGKKIGTTKRGIGPAYSDKADRSGLRMGDVLESDFEVMLRERIAAKNAMLAVLGAAPLDADGLVAKYRVAFDYLKPFICDPVPMLNAAVRDPKTNVIFEGAQGVMLDIDFGTYPFVTSSSTGAGGVATGAGVPPHQIDDVIGIVKAYTTRVGEGPFPTELLDADGEELRKVGREFGATTGRPRRCGWFDAVVARYSAMLCGIDRWALMKMDVLDGFETIKVCVAYECDGERVETVPASISKLSRCKPVYEEFKGWNCSTRDATTFEELPKQAQKYVRWLEKLTGVPVSILSVGPNRKSTIELAI from the coding sequence ATGGCGAATACAGTTTTAATCGGCGCGCAGTGGGGCGATGAAGGCAAGGGCAAGGTCATTGATGTGTTGACTGCAAATGCGGACTGGGTTGTCCGTTATCAGGGCGGCAATAACGCCGGTCACACGGTGGAAATCGGCGACCAGAAGTACGTCTTGCATCTGGCTCCGTCCGGCATTCTTCGCCCCGGCGTAAAGTGTGTCATCGGCAACGGTCTGGTGGTCGATCCGATCGGTCTGACCGAAGAACTTCAGGATTTGGAAAAGCGCGGCATCGATATTCGCGGACGGCTGTTCATCAGTGACCGCGCCCATCTGGTGATTCAATACCACAAGGAACTCGACGGCGCGAAGGAAGCCAAGCTGGCGACCGGTAAAAAGATCGGCACGACCAAGCGCGGTATCGGCCCGGCCTATTCCGACAAGGCCGACCGCTCCGGCCTGCGGATGGGCGATGTTCTGGAGTCCGATTTTGAAGTGATGCTGCGTGAGCGTATCGCGGCCAAGAACGCGATGCTGGCCGTACTTGGCGCGGCTCCGCTGGATGCCGACGGGCTCGTGGCCAAGTACCGCGTGGCGTTTGATTATCTCAAGCCGTTCATTTGCGATCCGGTTCCGATGCTTAACGCCGCCGTGCGCGACCCGAAGACCAACGTGATTTTCGAAGGCGCGCAGGGCGTTATGCTCGACATCGATTTCGGCACCTATCCCTTTGTCACCTCGTCGTCAACCGGCGCGGGCGGTGTCGCCACCGGCGCGGGCGTTCCTCCTCACCAGATTGATGATGTGATCGGTATTGTCAAAGCTTACACGACTCGCGTCGGCGAAGGCCCGTTCCCGACGGAGCTGCTCGACGCCGATGGCGAAGAACTGCGCAAAGTCGGCCGCGAATTCGGTGCGACGACCGGCCGTCCGCGCCGTTGCGGCTGGTTCGATGCCGTGGTCGCACGTTATTCCGCCATGCTTTGCGGTATTGACCGCTGGGCCTTGATGAAAATGGATGTGCTCGACGGATTTGAAACGATCAAAGTTTGCGTCGCTTACGAATGCGACGGCGAACGGGTTGAAACCGTTCCGGCCAGCATCAGCAAGCTGTCACGCTGCAAGCCGGTCTATGAAGAGTTTAAGGGCTGGAATTGCTCGACCCGCGACGCCACGACCTTTGAAGAACTGCCGAAGCAGGCACAGAAATATGTCCGTTGGCTTGAAAAACTGACCGGCGTTCCGGTGAGTATCCTATCCGTCGGGCCGAACCGTAAGAGCACAATAGAATTGGCGATTTAA
- the groL gene encoding chaperonin GroEL (60 kDa chaperone family; promotes refolding of misfolded polypeptides especially under stressful conditions; forms two stacked rings of heptamers to form a barrel-shaped 14mer; ends can be capped by GroES; misfolded proteins enter the barrel where they are refolded when GroES binds) has product MMAKQMKFDVEARDAMLKGVEKLSRAVKVTLGPKGRNVILDKKYGSPTVTKDGVSVAKEIELDDPFENMGAQMVREVASKTSDIAGDGTTTATVLAEAIYREGLKNVTAGANPMSLKRGIDKAAEALVEALAKMSKKTKSTEELAQVGTISANGDTAIGKIIADAMAKVGEDGPITLEESKSMETSLEVKEGMLFDKGYLSPYFVTNAEAMEAELEDPYILLFEKKISNLQDMLPLLQSVAKSSKPLMIIAEDIEGEALATLVVNKLRGTLNVCAVKAPGFGDRRKAMMEDIAILTAGKFITEDLGIKLESVTLADLGRAKRVTVSKDETVIVDGAGKKVDINARVDQIKRQIEETTSDYDREKLQERQAKLAGGVAVINIGAATESEMKEKKARVEDALHATRAAAKEGIVPGGGVALIRAQKALDSLKLEGDEAIGAQIVRKACEAPLRQLVDNAGIEGAIVVQEVKKAKGNNGYNVATGEYVDMIAAGIIDPTKVTRSALQNAASIAGLLLTTECMITDLPEKNKPAMPDMGGMGGGMGGMM; this is encoded by the coding sequence ATAATGGCTAAACAGATGAAATTCGATGTAGAAGCCCGCGACGCAATGCTCAAAGGCGTAGAAAAGCTGAGCCGCGCGGTTAAAGTCACCCTCGGACCGAAAGGCCGCAACGTAATTCTCGACAAGAAATACGGCTCACCGACCGTCACCAAAGACGGCGTGTCCGTCGCTAAAGAAATCGAACTGGATGATCCCTTTGAAAACATGGGCGCACAGATGGTTCGTGAAGTTGCCAGCAAGACCAGCGACATCGCCGGTGACGGCACCACCACCGCGACCGTTCTGGCCGAAGCGATCTATCGCGAAGGTCTGAAGAACGTCACCGCCGGTGCCAATCCGATGAGCCTGAAACGCGGTATCGACAAAGCCGCCGAAGCTCTGGTCGAAGCTCTCGCCAAGATGAGCAAGAAGACAAAATCCACCGAAGAACTCGCTCAGGTCGGAACGATTTCCGCCAACGGCGACACCGCAATCGGCAAGATCATTGCCGACGCAATGGCTAAAGTCGGCGAAGACGGCCCGATCACCCTCGAAGAATCCAAGTCGATGGAAACCAGCCTCGAAGTCAAAGAAGGTATGCTCTTCGATAAGGGTTACCTCTCGCCTTACTTCGTGACCAACGCGGAAGCGATGGAAGCGGAACTGGAAGATCCTTACATTCTGTTGTTCGAGAAAAAGATTTCGAACCTGCAGGACATGCTCCCGCTTCTCCAGAGCGTAGCCAAGAGCAGCAAGCCGTTGATGATTATCGCGGAAGATATCGAAGGCGAAGCGCTGGCGACTTTGGTCGTCAACAAACTGCGCGGAACCCTGAACGTCTGCGCCGTCAAGGCTCCAGGCTTCGGCGACCGCCGCAAAGCGATGATGGAAGATATCGCCATCCTGACCGCCGGTAAGTTCATTACCGAAGACCTCGGCATCAAGCTCGAAAGCGTCACGCTGGCTGACCTCGGCCGCGCCAAACGCGTAACCGTCAGCAAAGATGAAACGGTTATCGTGGACGGCGCCGGCAAGAAAGTGGACATCAACGCCCGCGTTGACCAGATCAAGCGTCAGATCGAAGAAACCACGTCGGACTACGATCGCGAAAAACTGCAGGAACGTCAGGCGAAGCTGGCTGGCGGCGTAGCCGTCATCAACATCGGCGCGGCGACCGAATCTGAAATGAAGGAAAAGAAAGCCCGCGTTGAAGATGCTCTGCATGCAACCCGCGCAGCTGCCAAAGAAGGTATTGTGCCGGGCGGCGGTGTGGCGCTCATTCGCGCTCAGAAGGCTCTCGACAGCCTGAAACTCGAAGGCGACGAAGCCATTGGTGCCCAGATTGTCCGTAAAGCCTGCGAAGCCCCGCTCCGCCAGCTGGTGGACAACGCCGGCATCGAAGGTGCCATCGTCGTGCAGGAAGTCAAAAAAGCCAAAGGCAACAACGGCTACAACGTCGCCACCGGCGAATATGTAGACATGATCGCCGCCGGCATCATTGACCCGACCAAGGTGACCCGCTCTGCCCTGCAGAACGCGGCCAGCATCGCGGGCCTGCTGTTGACGACCGAATGTATGATCACCGACCTGCCGGAAAAGAACAAACCGGCTATGCCTGATATGGGCGGTATGGGCGGCGGCATGGGCGGCATGATGTAA